The following is a genomic window from Thermoplasmata archaeon.
GGCGCTCAAGGCCATGGAGTCTGGCCGGTTCGCGAAGGAGATCGCGCCCGTCACGGTCGAGGCCAAGGGCAAGAAGGTCATCGTGGACCGGGACGAGGGCATCCGGCCAGACACGACGCTGGCGGCCCTCGCCAAGCTCCCCACCGTGTTCAAGCAGGGTGGGGTACTCACTGCGGGGAACTGCTCGCAGATTTCTGATGGGGCGAGCGCCACGGTGCTCATGAGCGAGGCGAAGGCGCGCGAGATCGGCGTGGACCCGCTCGGTGCGATCGGGGACTTCTGTTCCCAGGCCGTGAAGCCTGAGGAGGTCATGTTCGCGCCCATCCCCTGTGTGACGAAGTTGATGAAGCGGACTGGGTTCCGCATGGACGACTTCAAGCTCGTCGAGCACAACGAGGCGTTCTCCGTGGCGAGCGTCGGCGTTCGGAGGGAGCTCGACATCCCGTGGGACGTGTTCAACCTCTGCGGCGGTGCGGTCGCCCTCGGGCACCCGATCGGCTGTTCGGGCAACCGAATTGTCGTCACGCTCCTGCATTCGATGAAGGAGAAGGATGTCCACCGCGGCCTCGCCACGCTGTGCATTGGCGGCGGCGACGCGATGGCCATGGTCCTGGAGAGATAAGCCCCGCAGCCGAAGCGGAAACACCGTTTTCGCTCTCTGGGAAACTCCGGGGGCTCCATACTCTCCGTGTGGCGGCTTCAAGTGTGTCTAGCGCTGAGCATTGGCATGGGTCGCTTGGCGCGCGTGGGGTCGAGGACGGCCCCGCTGCTGATTGTGTGCCTTGTCGTGGGCGCACTGGGCTCGCCTCCGACTCGGAACCGGAGCCGGTGATTCGCCCGCTCATGCCGGGACTGATCGCGGAGACGGGCCCTACACGTCCACGTACGACCCGTACGCTTCCAGGCGCGGCGTCGGCACGCTCAGCTGGCGCGCCGTCTCGAGCACCTCGTCGTAGATCTGGCGGAACTCGGACGCGTGCTCCGGGCCCGTCTGGGACATGCGGCGCGTGATCGGTTGGGCGAGTGCGCGGCGCATGAGCGGAGCTGCGACCAGGGGCGCGGTGGCGAACACCTTGGCATCCGCGATCTTGCGCAAATCCGCGCCGCGTGCCTCGCAGATGGCCATCGCCTCCCGGCCCGCGAGGAGGGCGTCGCGGATCGCGGTCTTGCTCGTCGCGAAGGCCTCGTACCCGCCCTCCCGCGCGATGGCGCCCGTGTACACGGCCGTGCTCGCAAAGTGGACCCAGTGCCAGTGCTCCATGTTGTCGGGCGTCTCGACCCCGAACCCCGCAGGCCGGAACAGCCCCGCGACGAAGTCCAGGTTCTTGCGGGCCGCTCCCTCGACGACAGGAGTGGTCGGACGCCCGCACGTGCTCGTGCCCAGGTTCACCTTTCCTTCGAACGCTCCGTCGAGAACCCCATCCGCCATCACGCCGCCCGCCCGCGGCATGCCGAGGACGTACTCCTCCTTGGTCAGCGTCCGGTCGATCAGGTCGAGGCCGCGCCAGCTCTGGTGGAAGAACAGGATGAGGGCCTTGCCCCGGTTCGCGGCGAGCTCGGGCAGCACGCTCTCGGCCTGCGTGTAGCGCACCGCGTCGACGATCAGGTCGTATCCGTCATCGGGTCCGAACGCTGTGACGATGTTGGGCCGGTATAGGACCTTGGTCTCCTGCGCACGGCCTCCGCGGCCGTCCAAGATCCGCAAGGCGACCCCGTTCGCCCACCGGTCTTGGTGACCGGGCCGGACCAGCAGGGAGACCGTGTGGCCCGCCCGCTCGAACGCCCACGCGTGCATCGTCCCGATCACGCCGGCGCCGAACACGAGGACCTTCATGTCGTCCCGCCTGCCCTCCGGAGTTGGCCATCGTGGATACCTTTGCGGCCTACTTATGGACGCGGGTCGGCGCGGGACGCCTGTGGCGTCCCTGCCGAACCTCTGGTTGCGGCTCACTCCTCGAGGCGCCGGACCATCTCGGCGACTTGAGACTCGTGGATCTGGTCGACGCTCGTGAGCTCGATGGGT
Proteins encoded in this region:
- a CDS encoding thiolase family protein translates to MRSRTPVVVAGAARTPIGKFKGAFSEVPAPRLGAVAVKEALRRASVEPKEVSELFFGCVIQAGLYQNCARQVVIYSGIPETVSGTTLNMVCGSGMQAIAQGVRKIQEDPEAIVVAGGTENMTRAPYLLPRGRQGFNLGHAEVLDSMLTDGLWDVYNDFHMAMGGEIMAERLHLTRAMCDEYALRSQTLALKAMESGRFAKEIAPVTVEAKGKKVIVDRDEGIRPDTTLAALAKLPTVFKQGGVLTAGNCSQISDGASATVLMSEAKAREIGVDPLGAIGDFCSQAVKPEEVMFAPIPCVTKLMKRTGFRMDDFKLVEHNEAFSVASVGVRRELDIPWDVFNLCGGAVALGHPIGCSGNRIVVTLLHSMKEKDVHRGLATLCIGGGDAMAMVLER
- a CDS encoding 2-dehydropantoate 2-reductase N-terminal domain-containing protein, translated to MKVLVFGAGVIGTMHAWAFERAGHTVSLLVRPGHQDRWANGVALRILDGRGGRAQETKVLYRPNIVTAFGPDDGYDLIVDAVRYTQAESVLPELAANRGKALILFFHQSWRGLDLIDRTLTKEEYVLGMPRAGGVMADGVLDGAFEGKVNLGTSTCGRPTTPVVEGAARKNLDFVAGLFRPAGFGVETPDNMEHWHWVHFASTAVYTGAIAREGGYEAFATSKTAIRDALLAGREAMAICEARGADLRKIADAKVFATAPLVAAPLMRRALAQPITRRMSQTGPEHASEFRQIYDEVLETARQLSVPTPRLEAYGSYVDV